Proteins from a single region of Fodinibius sp. Rm-B-1B1-1:
- a CDS encoding DUF4290 domain-containing protein: MFVEQKKPKDFDCGYNLDRMIKSLPRIKDEDERIEYAKRAVGLIKQSHPNWVDDNGKSQAAWEHFFKLADYDPNEYGIYNPFNSDGNDDAQ, from the coding sequence ATGTTTGTAGAACAGAAGAAACCAAAGGATTTTGACTGTGGTTACAATTTAGATCGCATGATAAAATCACTTCCGCGTATTAAAGACGAAGATGAGCGCATTGAATATGCCAAACGTGCAGTGGGACTCATTAAGCAGAGCCATCCCAATTGGGTTGATGACAATGGAAAAAGCCAAGCAGCTTGGGAACACTTTTTCAAACTTGCTGATTACGATCCTAATGAATATGGTATCTACAATCCATTTAATTCAGATGGAAATGACGATGCTCAGTAA
- a CDS encoding M23 family metallopeptidase, with protein sequence MLDFLKRLFKSQGQDLTFVIFDDDPESSTSYTFKPSRLWNLFYLSLLGVVIIVLLVVMFTPISGLLYDSHDAQLREDVIEISKEVQALKDSLEARDSQLSEMQQVIASGSDTSFSVNRQQSFVMQAMGSESSELDFTSEVSTKGMLSQNEIIFSKIFKQAPEFPTDFPVNGTFTRGYNPETNHYGIDIATKQGISFEAIADGSIVNQDWTVNYGYVIHVQHSNGIITVYKHAASVSKSVGDIVLKGDVLGTTGDVGVLSSGPHLHLEVWKNGVPQNPNTYLIKP encoded by the coding sequence ATGCTTGATTTCTTAAAACGGTTATTTAAAAGTCAAGGCCAGGATCTTACATTTGTCATTTTTGATGATGATCCTGAGTCTTCGACATCCTATACATTTAAGCCTTCAAGACTGTGGAATCTATTCTACCTTTCCCTTTTGGGAGTTGTCATCATCGTTTTGTTAGTGGTGATGTTTACGCCCATCAGTGGATTACTATATGATTCTCATGATGCCCAGCTGCGTGAAGATGTTATCGAGATCTCGAAAGAAGTACAGGCTCTCAAAGATTCATTAGAGGCCCGGGATTCTCAGCTATCAGAAATGCAGCAGGTCATTGCCTCGGGTAGCGATACCTCTTTTTCTGTTAACAGGCAGCAGTCATTTGTAATGCAGGCAATGGGCTCAGAAAGTTCGGAACTTGATTTCACATCTGAGGTAAGTACAAAAGGAATGTTATCTCAAAATGAGATAATATTTTCGAAAATTTTTAAACAGGCACCGGAATTTCCTACAGATTTTCCCGTCAATGGTACTTTTACGCGGGGATATAATCCCGAGACAAACCATTATGGTATTGATATTGCAACCAAGCAGGGAATCTCTTTTGAGGCTATTGCCGATGGATCTATTGTAAATCAGGATTGGACTGTCAATTACGGATATGTAATTCATGTTCAGCACAGCAATGGTATTATTACGGTATATAAACACGCTGCAAGTGTTTCAAAATCTGTTGGGGATATTGTCTTAAAAGGAGATGTTTTAGGAACGACCGGTGATGTGGGAGTATTAAGCTCCGGACCTCATTTGCATCTTGAAGTTTGGAAGAACGGAGTTCCTCAGAATCCTAATACGTATTTAATTAAACCTTAA
- the atpF gene encoding F0F1 ATP synthase subunit B, translating into MMLFLAGGGGILSFNSGFALWVALSLVIFLAVMGKYAVPLIMEALEERETRIKDSLESAEQALERAEKISKDNEKALREAEKKAQKIRKEAIEEAEMLRAERIEKSKEEAEKIIEEAKETIEQEKKRAMIELRDEVARLAVESASKIIDSELDDEKNNKLVESFITDISKN; encoded by the coding sequence ATGATGCTATTTTTAGCAGGCGGAGGTGGAATCCTCTCGTTCAATAGTGGGTTTGCCCTGTGGGTAGCCTTATCACTGGTTATTTTTCTTGCTGTTATGGGCAAGTATGCGGTACCATTGATAATGGAAGCGCTGGAAGAACGCGAAACCCGAATTAAGGACTCTTTGGAATCAGCTGAGCAAGCGTTAGAGCGAGCTGAAAAGATTTCCAAGGATAATGAAAAAGCGTTGCGTGAAGCTGAGAAGAAGGCTCAGAAAATACGCAAAGAAGCTATTGAGGAGGCTGAAATGCTCCGTGCAGAACGGATAGAAAAGTCCAAGGAAGAGGCTGAAAAGATTATTGAAGAAGCCAAAGAAACGATTGAGCAGGAGAAAAAACGTGCAATGATAGAGCTTCGAGATGAAGTGGCGCGTTTGGCTGTAGAATCGGCTTCCAAGATCATCGATTCTGAATTGGATGACGAAAAAAATAATAAGCTGGTTGAAAGCTTTATCACAGACATCTCAAAAAACTAA
- a CDS encoding PLP-dependent cysteine synthase family protein — translation MYYNSILETIGNTPLVKLNEVAKEFEGTVLVKVEYFNPGQSVKDRIGLKMIEDAEEKGLIEPGGTIIEGTSGNTGMGLALAATIKGYNCIFTTTDKQSKSKIDLLRALGAEVKVCPTDVEPDDPRSYYSVAKRLSEEIPNSYYPNQYDNPSNTKAHYETTGPEIWEQTEGNVTHYVAGMGTGGTISGTSKYLKEQNVDIKTIGVDSEGSVYKHYYDTGEFSKDEIHPYLTEGIGEDIIPENMDFDLLDEVVQVNDKNAFQMTRRLAKEEGLFVGGSCGAAVYGALEYARNNEFDEDDTMVIILPDSGTRYVSKIFNDEWMDEHGFLDSEE, via the coding sequence ATGTATTACAATTCGATATTAGAAACAATAGGAAACACCCCGTTGGTAAAGTTGAATGAGGTTGCCAAAGAATTTGAAGGCACTGTGCTCGTTAAGGTAGAATATTTTAATCCGGGACAAAGTGTTAAAGATCGTATTGGCTTAAAGATGATTGAAGATGCCGAAGAGAAAGGGCTTATTGAACCCGGGGGGACGATTATCGAAGGGACATCAGGTAATACAGGTATGGGACTGGCCCTCGCTGCCACGATAAAAGGATATAATTGTATTTTTACAACTACTGATAAACAGAGTAAATCAAAGATTGATCTGCTTCGAGCATTGGGAGCTGAGGTCAAAGTTTGTCCGACCGATGTAGAGCCTGACGATCCTCGCAGTTACTATTCAGTGGCTAAACGATTAAGTGAAGAAATTCCCAACTCGTATTATCCCAATCAGTATGATAATCCCAGCAATACCAAGGCCCACTACGAGACGACTGGACCTGAAATTTGGGAACAAACCGAAGGAAATGTTACCCATTATGTAGCAGGAATGGGTACCGGGGGAACCATCTCAGGAACTTCGAAGTACTTGAAAGAACAAAATGTTGATATCAAAACGATTGGTGTTGACAGTGAAGGATCGGTATATAAGCATTATTATGATACCGGTGAATTTAGCAAAGACGAGATTCATCCTTATCTAACCGAAGGAATTGGCGAAGATATTATTCCTGAAAACATGGATTTTGATCTGTTGGATGAGGTTGTCCAGGTAAATGACAAAAATGCCTTTCAGATGACGCGTAGATTAGCTAAGGAAGAAGGATTGTTTGTTGGTGGATCTTGTGGAGCAGCTGTTTATGGAGCATTGGAATATGCTCGAAACAATGAATTCGACGAAGATGATACGATGGTTATCATTTTACCAGATAGTGGTACGCGGTATGTTTCAAAGATTTTTAATGATGAATGGATGGATGAACACGGCTTTTTGGATTCCGAAGAGTAA
- a CDS encoding TolC family protein, with protein MRKIISALSFFVLLIPATLVAQDTVQVSLQSFIERGVENSGQIEFEKQKVSLAENKIDQAQSQRYLPQFNLSTQHGIVPGVVSQTNRPEDEYYLDPDLENDWENWAIFTRAEVNAVQPIFSWGALKNAVKAAKSSAIAAQKQFEGQKADIRLRLFELYQSYLLTNEILTLLDEAKNQIDKIEQKIKEQQEEGDTDVDESDLFKFQIFKSEFDIRAEEVREEAAMTQRIWNYVLNADDNTVYVPDTNFLDPVEEELKELNYYRSYALQNRAEINAIEAGIDAAEYGLQAQKQKNYPTLFIGLSGSFANTPNRPRQSNPFIINNSNYLSGSFGLGIRQNLDFLSIRADVEKGQIQQRQAKYLKEAAVDGIVLEINQAYKETSLSKVKVDKTDEAHVISKKWLRQEQLDYDFGMGETKDLIDAMKKELELRVKLKRETFDYNKNIANLYRKTGMSILDLKNKN; from the coding sequence ATGAGAAAAATCATATCTGCATTATCCTTTTTTGTATTGCTCATACCTGCTACATTAGTGGCACAAGATACGGTTCAGGTATCATTGCAATCGTTTATTGAGCGGGGAGTAGAAAATTCTGGTCAGATTGAGTTTGAGAAACAGAAGGTTAGCCTTGCAGAAAACAAGATTGATCAGGCACAATCGCAACGGTATTTACCTCAATTTAATCTTAGCACCCAGCACGGCATTGTACCGGGTGTGGTAAGTCAAACTAATCGTCCTGAGGATGAGTATTATTTGGATCCTGATCTTGAAAATGATTGGGAAAATTGGGCTATTTTTACTCGGGCAGAAGTTAATGCAGTTCAACCCATTTTTTCCTGGGGAGCGCTAAAAAATGCTGTTAAAGCTGCTAAATCATCAGCAATTGCTGCTCAAAAGCAGTTCGAAGGACAAAAAGCGGATATTCGACTTCGTCTTTTTGAATTGTATCAAAGTTATCTGCTTACGAATGAGATTTTGACTCTTCTCGATGAGGCTAAAAATCAGATTGACAAAATTGAGCAAAAAATTAAAGAGCAGCAGGAAGAGGGCGATACGGATGTGGATGAATCCGACTTGTTCAAGTTTCAGATTTTTAAATCAGAGTTTGATATTCGCGCTGAAGAAGTGCGTGAAGAAGCAGCAATGACTCAGCGCATCTGGAATTACGTACTAAATGCTGATGATAATACCGTGTATGTTCCCGATACGAATTTTTTAGATCCCGTGGAAGAAGAGCTAAAAGAGTTGAATTACTATCGATCGTACGCACTCCAAAATCGGGCTGAGATAAATGCTATTGAAGCAGGTATTGATGCAGCTGAATATGGATTGCAGGCACAGAAACAGAAAAACTATCCTACCTTGTTTATCGGGTTGAGTGGTAGTTTTGCAAATACCCCCAATCGTCCGCGGCAGAGTAATCCTTTTATTATTAATAACTCAAACTATTTGTCAGGATCATTTGGGTTAGGAATTCGTCAAAACCTGGACTTCCTAAGTATCCGGGCTGATGTGGAGAAGGGACAAATTCAACAGCGTCAGGCAAAATATTTAAAAGAGGCAGCCGTTGATGGAATTGTATTAGAGATTAACCAAGCATATAAAGAAACCTCGCTTTCTAAAGTAAAAGTAGATAAAACGGACGAAGCTCATGTGATCAGTAAAAAATGGCTACGGCAGGAACAATTGGACTACGACTTTGGTATGGGAGAGACCAAAGATTTAATTGATGCCATGAAAAAGGAACTTGAACTCCGTGTTAAATTAAAGCGAGAGACATTCGACTACAATAAAAATATTGCCAATTTATATCGAAAAACCGGGATGTCTATTTTAGATCTCAAAAATAAAAATTAA
- the atpG gene encoding ATP synthase F1 subunit gamma, producing the protein MANLRDIRNRIESIKNTQQITRAMKMVAAAKLRKAQDRIIETRPYASKMKEVVARLVRNSSEEDVLLRVPESKDNVLLIVVGSDRGLCGGFNNNLFKVVEKTVENEYSEYQKSGNLSLICIGRQAVKYFGKRNYNVIAEYPGFWDDITFNKATDIMKTVIADFKSGDFDEVKLAYNEFKSVIAQNRLVETVLPIDPESLTEEEEDSSATEYIFEPDVESILKKLLPLHLNLQLWKAILESNAAEQGARMTAMDNATENAQEMKEDLQLEYNRARQSAITTEISEIISGAQALEEA; encoded by the coding sequence ATGGCTAATCTTCGAGATATAAGAAACCGGATAGAATCTATAAAAAACACGCAGCAGATTACGCGTGCCATGAAAATGGTTGCTGCTGCCAAGTTGCGTAAGGCGCAAGACCGTATTATTGAAACCCGTCCTTATGCATCTAAGATGAAGGAAGTTGTAGCACGCTTGGTAAGGAACTCTTCCGAGGAAGATGTGCTGTTGCGCGTTCCTGAATCTAAAGATAACGTTTTGCTTATTGTTGTAGGTTCAGATCGTGGTTTATGTGGTGGATTCAACAATAATTTGTTCAAAGTTGTTGAGAAGACTGTAGAAAATGAATACAGCGAATACCAGAAAAGTGGTAATCTTTCGTTAATCTGCATTGGTCGCCAGGCAGTAAAATATTTCGGGAAAAGAAATTATAATGTTATCGCCGAATATCCCGGATTTTGGGATGATATCACCTTTAACAAGGCCACAGATATCATGAAGACGGTAATAGCAGATTTTAAATCTGGCGACTTTGATGAAGTAAAACTTGCGTATAACGAATTTAAGTCTGTTATTGCGCAAAACCGATTGGTTGAAACAGTACTTCCAATTGATCCGGAATCTTTGACAGAGGAAGAAGAGGATTCTTCTGCAACAGAATATATCTTTGAACCTGATGTGGAAAGTATCCTCAAAAAACTGTTACCTTTGCACTTGAATTTACAGCTCTGGAAGGCTATCCTTGAGTCGAATGCTGCTGAGCAGGGTGCTCGTATGACAGCCATGGATAACGCTACGGAGAATGCTCAGGAAATGAAGGAAGATCTTCAGCTTGAGTATAACAGAGCGCGACAGAGCGCAATTACGACCGAGATTTCTGAAATTATTTCTGGTGCCCAGGCACTGGAAGAAGCCTAA
- a CDS encoding polymer-forming cytoskeletal protein, which translates to MSSNKSSKNLPSVNMISEGTDLKGTLKTKNDVRIAGKLDGEAKAEGKIIVSSTGKVDGNIEAVDADIAGKIDGEVRVTNKLILRKSAIIEGDIYTKTILAEEGSQINGSFHMGENVKQEMKKNGFSGNSVNSKSKDKKKEDSSKKGKAKIN; encoded by the coding sequence ATGAGTTCTAATAAATCAAGCAAAAATTTGCCGTCTGTTAATATGATAAGTGAAGGCACCGACCTTAAAGGTACGCTGAAGACGAAAAATGATGTGCGTATCGCAGGTAAATTGGACGGTGAAGCAAAAGCGGAAGGGAAAATTATTGTTTCGTCAACAGGAAAGGTTGATGGAAATATTGAAGCAGTGGATGCCGACATTGCCGGGAAAATAGATGGTGAGGTGCGTGTTACCAATAAACTTATTTTGCGTAAATCAGCTATTATTGAAGGTGATATTTATACTAAAACCATTCTTGCTGAAGAGGGCTCGCAGATTAATGGTTCTTTCCACATGGGAGAAAATGTTAAGCAAGAAATGAAGAAAAACGGATTTTCCGGAAATTCTGTCAATTCGAAATCAAAGGACAAGAAAAAAGAAGATTCCTCAAAAAAGGGTAAGGCTAAGATTAATTAA
- the atpE gene encoding ATP synthase F0 subunit C: MGLLAAGIGAGIVAVGAGIGIGMIGKSSVESIARQPEASGDIRGAMILTAALIEGVALIGAIVCILLALGIGQ; the protein is encoded by the coding sequence ATGGGTTTATTAGCAGCAGGAATCGGAGCAGGAATTGTAGCAGTTGGTGCTGGAATTGGTATCGGTATGATCGGTAAAAGTTCAGTAGAAAGCATTGCTCGTCAACCTGAAGCTTCCGGAGATATTCGTGGCGCTATGATCTTGACCGCTGCTCTTATTGAGGGTGTTGCACTTATTGGTGCGATTGTTTGTATTCTTCTTGCTCTCGGAATCGGTCAATAA
- a CDS encoding AtpZ/AtpI family protein — protein sequence MGNKKKPTDYVEYISLGGEIAAALAVPIFLGYWLDTYFDTSPWLILVGCLVGIVNIFILIFQLSERLNKK from the coding sequence TTGGGAAATAAAAAAAAGCCGACAGATTATGTGGAATATATTTCGCTGGGGGGCGAAATAGCAGCTGCGTTGGCTGTACCTATCTTTTTAGGGTATTGGCTGGATACCTACTTTGATACCAGCCCTTGGCTGATATTAGTCGGTTGCCTGGTGGGTATAGTCAATATTTTTATCCTGATCTTTCAGCTTAGCGAACGGCTCAATAAAAAGTAA
- the atpH gene encoding ATP synthase F1 subunit delta, with translation MPITKAARRYATALLELAKERDEVDSILENIELIHNTLEGSRDLVLFIKSPVINFDDKTQALEKIFFDELEEPTKLFLKLLSRKDRINLLDQIAEAFIEKYKEYAGIITVGVYVARELNDEQRNLLHQNLEQKTQKKVDMNITVDESLKGGMAIRIDDTVIDGTVKHKLQKLEESLLSTTVE, from the coding sequence ATGCCTATAACAAAAGCAGCCCGTAGATATGCGACGGCCCTTTTAGAACTTGCTAAAGAGCGGGATGAGGTCGATTCTATTTTAGAAAATATCGAGCTTATCCATAATACGCTTGAAGGGTCGCGGGATCTGGTTCTATTTATTAAAAGTCCTGTAATCAATTTTGATGACAAGACGCAAGCTCTTGAAAAGATATTCTTCGATGAACTTGAAGAACCTACAAAGCTTTTCCTAAAGCTGTTATCTCGTAAAGATCGCATCAATCTGTTAGATCAGATTGCAGAGGCTTTTATTGAGAAGTATAAAGAATACGCCGGTATTATTACTGTGGGTGTATATGTAGCTCGGGAATTAAATGATGAGCAGCGCAATCTGTTGCATCAAAATTTAGAGCAAAAGACACAGAAGAAAGTGGATATGAATATCACTGTTGACGAAAGCTTAAAAGGTGGTATGGCTATTCGCATTGATGACACAGTAATAGACGGAACGGTTAAGCACAAGCTTCAGAAGCTTGAAGAATCGTTATTGTCAACAACTGTAGAATAG
- the atpB gene encoding F0F1 ATP synthase subunit A: MLRACRRLFVTLLLVLFFTPLTQASDKSAQDSDGAPIDVVGKVVDHHELAVPWGYVPLPRIFLVDGGLSIYSSTESALNSGDFVEQEGAITPANGSEITLDLSITSHLMYVWFGLILTVWLTIAMARRYRQGVGRKTEPQGWFQNLFEIVFVFVRDDIAKTNIPDAKYKKFVPYLFTVFVGISFMNLFGLLPWGATATADVTVTAVLATFTFFITQWNGTKDHWEHVFWFPGVPGWMRIILTPIEIIGLFTKPFALAVRLFANMLSGKIMIICILGLIFIFADIFGSAAGIGMSFFAVPLTVALYVLKAFVGVLQAYIFTLLSAVFIGMAAEEHAHEEGVEAHA, encoded by the coding sequence ATGCTAAGGGCCTGCCGCCGACTGTTCGTAACGCTACTACTGGTTCTCTTCTTTACCCCATTAACCCAAGCTTCAGATAAATCTGCTCAAGATTCTGATGGTGCTCCTATTGATGTTGTAGGAAAGGTAGTTGACCATCATGAGTTAGCTGTGCCATGGGGCTATGTTCCATTGCCTCGTATTTTCTTGGTTGACGGCGGATTGTCTATATATAGTAGTACCGAATCGGCCCTTAATTCTGGTGATTTTGTTGAGCAGGAGGGGGCAATCACCCCTGCTAATGGATCGGAGATTACGCTTGATCTGTCTATTACTTCTCATTTAATGTATGTGTGGTTTGGGCTTATATTGACCGTTTGGCTTACAATTGCAATGGCTCGACGGTATAGGCAGGGGGTAGGTAGGAAGACCGAGCCCCAGGGATGGTTTCAGAACTTGTTTGAAATTGTCTTCGTATTTGTTCGTGATGATATTGCCAAAACGAATATCCCCGATGCGAAATACAAGAAGTTTGTCCCTTATCTGTTTACCGTTTTTGTTGGTATCTCTTTTATGAATCTTTTTGGGCTTCTTCCATGGGGGGCAACAGCAACGGCTGATGTTACGGTTACAGCTGTTTTGGCAACATTTACCTTTTTTATAACCCAGTGGAATGGTACCAAAGACCACTGGGAGCACGTATTTTGGTTTCCGGGGGTTCCGGGATGGATGCGTATTATTTTAACCCCAATCGAAATTATTGGGCTTTTTACGAAGCCGTTTGCGTTGGCTGTACGTCTGTTTGCCAATATGCTTTCCGGTAAAATTATGATCATCTGTATTCTGGGCTTAATATTTATTTTTGCAGATATCTTTGGAAGTGCAGCCGGTATCGGAATGAGCTTTTTTGCGGTACCATTGACGGTAGCGCTCTATGTACTCAAGGCTTTTGTTGGCGTGTTGCAAGCATATATTTTTACGCTGTTATCGGCAGTATTTATTGGAATGGCTGCTGAGGAGCATGCACATGAAGAAGGGGTTGAGGCCCACGCATAA
- the atpA gene encoding F0F1 ATP synthase subunit alpha, with amino-acid sequence MSQVRPDEVSAILRKQLSGFDDEADTYDVGTILEVGDGIARVYGLDKVQAGELVDLPDSKDKDGNSVRGMVLNLEEDNVGIVLFGPTSAVEEGDTVRRTKSIASINVGDGVLGRVIDPLGRPLDGKGPISGETIRIPLERKAPGVIYREPVTEPIQTGIKAIDSLIPIGRGQRELIIGDRQTGKTSVAVDTIINQKETQDTDKPVHCIYVAVGQKGSTVAGIAKALEDNDAIDYSTVVSAPASATAPMRFIAPFAGAAIGEYFRDTGRHALVIFDDLSKQAVAYRELSLLLKRPPGREAYPGDVFYLHSRLLERAAKIIDDDDIAQQMNNVPEELKPKLQGGGSLTALPIIETQAGDVSAYIPTNVISITDGQIFLDTDLFNSGVRPAIDVGTSVSRVGGSAQVKSMKKLSGTMKLDLAQYRELEAFAKFGSDLDPATQRQLKRGERTVELLKQDIYEPRPVEDQIALLKINSEGLLEKLDVDQIQDFEAEYIETVRVKYSDEMDALADSGTLDDEFGEKLLEVAETVIAQLNATEEEEA; translated from the coding sequence ATGAGTCAAGTTAGACCAGACGAAGTTTCAGCAATATTACGCAAGCAATTATCCGGCTTCGATGATGAGGCGGATACCTACGATGTAGGTACTATCCTTGAGGTAGGGGACGGTATCGCCCGTGTTTACGGATTGGATAAAGTACAGGCCGGTGAGCTTGTTGATCTTCCTGATTCAAAAGACAAGGATGGCAACTCGGTTCGTGGAATGGTATTGAACCTCGAGGAAGACAATGTTGGTATTGTACTGTTTGGACCTACCAGCGCTGTTGAAGAAGGAGATACGGTTCGCCGGACAAAAAGTATTGCTTCTATTAATGTAGGTGATGGTGTGCTTGGTCGAGTGATCGATCCGCTGGGACGCCCCCTCGATGGAAAGGGACCAATATCAGGCGAAACAATCCGTATTCCACTGGAGCGTAAAGCACCCGGTGTGATTTATCGAGAGCCTGTTACCGAACCTATCCAGACAGGAATTAAAGCTATTGACTCATTGATTCCTATTGGACGCGGTCAGCGTGAGCTTATCATTGGTGACCGCCAGACAGGAAAAACATCTGTAGCTGTTGATACGATTATTAACCAGAAAGAAACGCAGGATACCGATAAGCCAGTACACTGTATTTATGTAGCAGTAGGGCAGAAAGGGTCTACTGTTGCGGGTATTGCCAAGGCATTAGAAGACAACGATGCTATTGATTATTCTACAGTTGTGTCTGCTCCGGCAAGTGCTACAGCGCCCATGCGATTTATTGCTCCTTTTGCAGGTGCTGCTATTGGGGAGTATTTCCGCGATACCGGCCGACATGCATTGGTGATTTTTGATGACCTTTCAAAACAGGCTGTCGCCTATCGTGAGCTCTCGCTTCTACTTAAGCGACCTCCAGGACGAGAAGCTTATCCCGGAGATGTATTTTATCTCCACAGTCGTTTGCTTGAACGTGCGGCTAAAATTATTGACGATGATGATATTGCACAGCAAATGAATAATGTGCCGGAAGAGCTCAAGCCTAAGCTTCAAGGTGGAGGTTCGCTAACAGCTCTACCTATTATTGAAACACAGGCTGGTGATGTTTCTGCATATATTCCTACTAACGTGATTTCAATTACAGATGGTCAGATATTCCTTGATACCGATCTGTTTAACTCTGGCGTCCGTCCCGCTATTGATGTGGGTACTTCGGTATCACGTGTAGGTGGTTCTGCACAGGTGAAATCTATGAAAAAACTTTCGGGTACAATGAAGCTTGATCTGGCGCAGTACCGTGAACTTGAAGCCTTTGCGAAGTTTGGTTCTGATCTTGATCCGGCTACGCAGCGTCAACTGAAACGTGGTGAGCGTACGGTTGAGCTTTTGAAGCAGGATATCTACGAACCGCGTCCTGTTGAAGATCAAATTGCACTACTTAAGATCAATAGTGAAGGGCTCTTGGAAAAACTTGATGTAGATCAGATTCAAGATTTCGAAGCAGAATATATCGAAACTGTTCGGGTCAAGTATTCTGATGAAATGGATGCCCTTGCTGACTCTGGTACGCTTGATGATGAGTTTGGTGAGAAGCTACTGGAGGTTGCAGAAACGGTTATTGCTCAACTTAATGCTACAGAAGAAGAGGAAGCATAA
- a CDS encoding GNAT family protein: MVQIKAFNLENVSTHYKWNNDKELNYYDSDYPHQHESFEAFLKRIKAVLNTDNKTSELFEIHLSESNTLIGIVDVHAIDKYNKRCFVNCTIGDRDYAGKGYEAEALKMVLSLCFNEKGMHKVGAAAFDFNTSWIETVEKLGFQQEGQLREHVLKDEEYCDKLIFSLLESDFKAEPVAPVLA, translated from the coding sequence ATGGTACAGATCAAAGCATTTAATTTAGAGAATGTTTCCACTCACTATAAATGGAACAATGACAAGGAGCTCAATTATTATGATTCTGATTATCCGCATCAGCATGAGAGTTTTGAGGCTTTTTTGAAACGTATTAAAGCAGTACTTAATACGGATAATAAAACGAGTGAGCTATTTGAGATCCATTTATCTGAAAGTAATACGTTAATCGGTATCGTAGATGTCCATGCTATCGATAAATACAATAAGCGGTGCTTTGTAAACTGTACGATCGGCGATCGGGATTATGCCGGAAAGGGATATGAGGCTGAGGCACTAAAAATGGTGCTTTCTCTTTGTTTTAATGAAAAGGGGATGCACAAGGTAGGGGCCGCTGCATTTGATTTTAATACCTCATGGATCGAAACTGTAGAGAAGCTTGGCTTTCAACAGGAGGGACAGCTCCGGGAGCATGTGTTAAAGGATGAGGAATACTGCGACAAGCTTATCTTCAGTTTATTGGAAAGCGATTTTAAAGCCGAACCCGTTGCCCCGGTTTTAGCATAG
- a CDS encoding DUF3467 domain-containing protein, translating to MADQTKDLKQGQIQIELPDEEATGTYSNLVMISHSPSEFILDFISVMPGAPKAKVVKRMVLTPDHAKRLVNALSENIKRYENENGTISDSDEIDVPFNYRGPTPEA from the coding sequence ATGGCCGATCAGACTAAAGATTTAAAACAGGGACAAATTCAGATTGAATTGCCCGATGAGGAGGCAACCGGTACGTATTCAAACTTGGTGATGATATCGCATTCACCGTCCGAATTTATTTTGGATTTTATTTCGGTAATGCCGGGGGCACCCAAAGCTAAAGTGGTAAAGCGCATGGTGCTTACGCCTGATCATGCCAAACGATTGGTTAACGCGCTGTCCGAAAATATTAAACGGTACGAAAATGAAAACGGGACTATTTCCGATAGCGATGAGATCGATGTCCCATTTAACTATCGCGGACCTACACCGGAAGCGTAA